In Bos mutus isolate GX-2022 chromosome 2, NWIPB_WYAK_1.1, whole genome shotgun sequence, one DNA window encodes the following:
- the BZW1 gene encoding eIF5-mimic protein 2, producing the protein MNNQKQQKPTLSGQRFKTRKRDEKERFDPTQFQDCIIQGLTETGTDLEAVAKFLDASGAKLDYRRYAETLFDILVAGGMLAPGGTLADDMMRTDVCVFAAQEDLETMQAFAQVFNKLIRRYKYLEKGFEDEVKKLLLFLKGFSESERNKLAMLTGVLLANGTLNASILNSLYNENLVKEGVSAAFAVKLFKSWINEKDINAVAASLRKVSMDNRLMELFPANKQSVEHFTKYFTEAGLKELSEYVRNQQTIGARKELQKELQEQMSRGDPFKDIILYVKEEMKKNNIPEPVVIGIVWSSVMSTVEWNKKEELVAEQAIKHLKQYSPLLAAFTTQGQSELTLLLKIQEYCYDNIHFMKAFQKIVVLFYKAEVLSEEPILKWYKDAHVAKGKSVFLEQMKKFVEWLKNAEEESESEAEEGD; encoded by the exons ATGAATAATCAAAAGCAGCAAAAGCCAACGCTATCAGGCCAGCgttttaaaaccagaaaaagag ATGAAAAAGAGAGGTTTGACCCTACTCAGTTTCAAGACTGCATTATTCAAGGCTTAACTGAAACTGGTACTGATTTGGAAGCAGTAGCAAAGTTTCTTGATGCTTCTGGAGCAAAACTTGATTACCGACGATATGCAGAAACACTCTTTGACATCCTGGTGGCTGGCGGAATGCTGG CCCCAGGTGGTACActggcagatgacatgatgcgtACAGATGTCTGTGTGTTTGCAGCACAAGAAGACCTAGAGACCATGCAAGCATTTGCTCAG GTTTTTAACAAGTTAATCAGGCGCTACAAATACCTGGAGAAAGGTTTTGAAGATGAAGTTAAAAAG CTGCTGCTGTTCTTAAAGGGTTTTTCAGAGTCGGAAAGGAACAAGCTGGCTATGTTGACTGGTGTTCTTCTGGCTAATGGAACACTTAATGCATCCATTCTTAATAGCCTTTACAATGAGAATTTGGTTAAAGAAG GGGTTTCAGCAGCTTTTGCTGTAAAGCTCTTTAAATCATggataaatgaaaaagatatcaATGCAGTAGCTGCAAGTCTTCGGAAAGTGAGCATGGATAACAGACTGATG GAACTTTTTCCTGCCAATAAACAAAGCGTTGAACACTTCACAAAGTATTTTACTGAGGCAGGCTTGAAAGAGCTTTCAGAATATGTTCGGAATCAGCAAACCATAGGAGCTCGTAAGGAACTCCAGAAAGAACTTCAAGAACAGATGTCCCGTGGTGATCCATTTAAGGAT ATAATTTTGTATgtcaaggaagaaatgaaaaaaaacaacatCCCAGAACCCGTTGTCATTGGAATAGTGTGGTCCAGCGTAATGAGCACTGTGGAATGGAACAAAAAAGAGGAGCTTGTAGCAGAGCAAGCCATCAAGCACTTGAAG cAATACAGCCCTCTACTTGCTGCCTTTACAACTCAAGGTCAGTCTGAGCTGACTCTGTTACTGAAGATTCAGGAGTACTGCTATGACAACATTCATTTCATGAAAGCCTTCCAGAAAATAGTGGTGCTTTTTTATAAAG CTGAAGTTCTGAGTGAAGAACCCATTCTAAAATGGTATAAAGATGCACACGTTGCCAAGGGGAAGAGTGTCTTCCTTGAGCAAATGAAAAAGTTTGTAGAGTGGCTcaaaaatgctgaagaag AATCTGAGTCTGAAGCTGAAGAAGGTGACTGA